The following proteins are co-located in the Candidatus Aegiribacteria sp. genome:
- a CDS encoding T9SS type A sorting domain-containing protein, with translation MKTSFTILILLTALATANAVVDANSAANLVYTDILEENITGRSIMVLDRMVTEGSIVEAWNDEVTVPIDGYLVLIDDMAYANWEHPCRWVFVGLNGEMEIIRMTSPPNELESMTVSHSCLPQIDGKGQYEDFINWFIPNVQSTSVNAGHMYALIISGGASSGSNHIRYYGDVQFIYNVLAHDYLLQDDHIVVCFADGTNPAPDQSGGLNSNPDFDDDGDTDINYDATSTGVSSGFSDITAMVGADDHLLIFTTDHGGPGKLSNSPPEVYLNLWSSQQLNDDTYQTYLEGIVFESCHVVMEQCYSGGFLGESIAGTTGDPSSFASAANAYESSWAGATYPEYDEYVYYWTGAMHGSTPPATSVPGGALPGNPDVNGDGKVSFWEAFDRAKAWDTYAVSGQEHPQWDDDPDSCGDMYYLGGLISTNIGDYEYSVSPSTGNLTITGNPVSSVSTVMFNLGSPGVVEISVYDMSGHVVDNLLSDQLAAGHHSVNWSTGRLAAGVYIVRLKAGDVIESTRAVKF, from the coding sequence ATGAAAACAAGTTTCACCATTCTCATTCTTCTCACGGCTCTAGCCACAGCCAACGCTGTCGTAGATGCCAATTCGGCTGCGAATCTGGTATACACCGACATTCTTGAAGAAAACATCACCGGCAGGTCTATAATGGTGCTCGACAGGATGGTCACTGAAGGTTCAATCGTTGAAGCATGGAACGATGAAGTAACAGTTCCCATTGATGGTTACCTTGTTCTTATAGACGACATGGCATATGCCAACTGGGAACATCCTTGCCGATGGGTGTTCGTCGGTCTGAATGGTGAAATGGAAATCATCAGGATGACCTCTCCGCCAAACGAGCTGGAATCCATGACCGTAAGCCATTCATGCCTTCCGCAGATTGACGGAAAAGGCCAGTACGAAGATTTCATCAACTGGTTTATACCAAATGTACAATCAACATCGGTAAACGCCGGGCATATGTACGCGCTTATCATTTCGGGCGGAGCAAGCAGCGGTTCAAATCACATTCGCTACTATGGCGATGTTCAGTTTATATACAATGTTCTCGCCCACGATTACCTTCTTCAGGATGATCATATCGTTGTCTGCTTCGCCGACGGGACGAACCCGGCTCCTGACCAGTCGGGCGGGCTGAATTCCAACCCCGATTTCGATGACGATGGTGATACGGATATCAACTACGATGCCACCTCGACCGGTGTGAGCAGCGGTTTCAGTGATATTACAGCAATGGTTGGTGCAGACGACCATTTACTTATTTTCACGACCGATCATGGCGGCCCTGGAAAACTCTCTAACTCACCGCCTGAAGTCTACTTGAACCTCTGGTCTTCACAACAGCTCAATGATGACACTTACCAGACATATCTCGAAGGAATTGTTTTCGAGTCATGCCACGTGGTCATGGAACAGTGCTACTCCGGCGGCTTTCTTGGGGAATCCATTGCAGGAACCACTGGCGATCCCAGTTCTTTCGCGTCTGCAGCCAACGCATACGAGTCAAGCTGGGCGGGAGCAACCTATCCTGAATACGATGAGTACGTTTATTACTGGACCGGCGCTATGCATGGTTCAACTCCTCCCGCTACCAGTGTTCCCGGCGGAGCTCTTCCGGGCAATCCTGACGTGAACGGAGATGGAAAGGTTTCTTTCTGGGAAGCCTTCGACAGGGCAAAAGCCTGGGATACTTATGCTGTTAGCGGGCAGGAACACCCCCAGTGGGACGATGACCCGGATTCCTGCGGTGACATGTATTACCTCGGAGGACTGATCAGCACTAACATCGGTGACTATGAATACTCTGTTTCTCCATCAACCGGCAATCTCACCATTACCGGCAACCCTGTTTCTTCAGTATCTACAGTGATGTTTAACCTCGGCAGCCCCGGAGTAGTTGAGATTTCCGTATACGACATGAGCGGCCATGTAGTTGACAACCTGCTCAGCGATCAACTCGCAGCGGGTCATCATTCGGTAAACTGGAGTACCGGCAGGCTCGCGGCCGGAGTGTACATCGTAAGGTTAAAAGCAGGCGATGTCATAGAGAGCACGCGAGCCGTCAAGTTCTAA
- a CDS encoding glycosyltransferase family 4 protein, with product MNTKRNGSHPSVFMPGYVSLSENADLQRITGGILYDYMIGKRFETEGWTVKYFDMESLPGFAKKFKYPATPRLRRASCGYDILVTDLGSSTLTMGLLEEFRNSGKLSVMICHHFRQHLEKTPIRRLLYRISEERVVRTANLLVANSSHTFRKLEAMGRDSDDIVLARPGLSVPVVESPSIRREPTKILTVCGIEPRKGVLEMVKALKESGLEGANLTVAGELHDDSEYLGTVRKEVSDLGLNSRVRFTGKLDHMSLLQEYRSADVFMMLSYWEGYGMAIAEAMAFGLPVISTTAGAIPDLVDNGITGLLVEPGDWKKASMYLRDLFMDDSLRRRLSQAALETASGFPSWDSTTKSVFETVQERLKRKGQL from the coding sequence ATGAACACTAAGCGGAACGGATCGCACCCTTCAGTATTCATGCCTGGTTACGTCAGTCTATCGGAGAACGCGGATCTGCAAAGGATCACAGGCGGTATACTCTATGACTACATGATAGGAAAGCGCTTTGAGACAGAGGGGTGGACAGTAAAGTATTTCGACATGGAATCGCTGCCGGGCTTCGCGAAGAAATTCAAATATCCAGCTACTCCTCGCCTCCGAAGGGCGTCTTGCGGCTACGACATCCTCGTAACAGATCTGGGCAGCAGCACTCTGACCATGGGACTCCTGGAGGAATTCAGGAACAGCGGGAAACTGTCCGTAATGATCTGCCATCATTTCCGGCAGCATCTGGAAAAAACTCCGATCAGGAGACTGCTCTATAGGATTTCCGAGGAACGGGTTGTCAGGACTGCCAACCTCCTGGTGGCCAACAGTTCCCATACTTTCAGGAAACTGGAAGCCATGGGAAGGGACTCGGATGATATCGTTCTAGCCCGGCCCGGTCTGAGCGTTCCGGTCGTGGAATCCCCTTCTATCAGGCGAGAGCCCACGAAGATATTGACAGTTTGCGGAATAGAACCAAGGAAGGGCGTGCTGGAGATGGTGAAGGCCCTGAAGGAATCCGGTCTGGAAGGTGCCAATCTGACAGTGGCCGGGGAATTGCACGATGATTCGGAGTACTTGGGAACCGTGAGGAAAGAGGTCTCGGACCTGGGACTCAATTCAAGGGTACGGTTCACCGGAAAACTTGATCATATGAGCCTGCTGCAGGAATACAGGAGCGCGGATGTCTTCATGATGTTGTCCTATTGGGAGGGGTATGGCATGGCTATCGCTGAGGCGATGGCTTTCGGTCTTCCAGTCATCTCTACAACAGCGGGAGCGATACCCGATCTTGTGGACAACGGAATTACAGGTCTGCTGGTGGAGCCGGGAGACTGGAAAAAGGCCTCCATGTATCTGAGGGATCTGTTCATGGATGATTCACTCCGCAGGAGGCTTTCTCAGGCGGCATTAGAAACTGCCTCCGGATTTCCGTCCTGGGACTCGACTACGAAAAGCGTTTTTGAAACCGTTCAAGAAAGGCTGAAGAGAAAGGGTCAGCTGTAG
- a CDS encoding oligosaccharide flippase family protein, with protein sequence MIKIGLPALVSRGTLAIWGVVTIFIIRSLPPEAYAIYAVAKSLEMFGVLLGGGFIQQAILKLASEGDGLREKQLANSGILMALCFAILSAFLLIAGGGIIGSFYEPLDLSGIPVLLAGVVVTGTLNGLPRLLLLTRHRTKDVMIIDIVNFVVKSGIIGFLLLNNTLETAHQIFTAMIIANIVAFFVSAWIARHLFFPSAGVRMNRIGSVMSFSAIFLGGATANFIYTRTDILMLGKIAPNDVAAYSASRSLSGLIQVVIAAANMILLPYVSKMWSQGRKKEVLSRVWSTILLAEILIFPAVLLSVFFPRQLLDFVFSGKYTGSWNVLLVLGALSIVRPLGSFFSTASSAVGKPQYALFSVIISSIVNVSLNIYLIPRYGGFGAAIATAAAVILGSAWMATISIRYIKKGAQ encoded by the coding sequence ATGATCAAGATTGGGCTTCCAGCCCTGGTCAGCCGAGGGACCCTGGCTATCTGGGGTGTAGTGACCATCTTCATAATCAGGTCACTCCCCCCGGAGGCATACGCGATATATGCAGTTGCAAAGAGCCTGGAGATGTTCGGAGTCCTCCTGGGGGGAGGATTCATTCAGCAGGCAATACTGAAACTTGCTTCAGAGGGCGATGGACTCAGGGAAAAACAGTTGGCCAATTCCGGTATTCTGATGGCCCTGTGTTTCGCGATCCTATCGGCTTTCCTTCTCATTGCGGGCGGCGGGATTATTGGCTCATTCTATGAACCCCTTGATCTATCGGGTATTCCCGTGCTTCTTGCCGGGGTGGTGGTCACCGGGACGCTGAACGGGCTGCCAAGGCTACTTCTGCTCACAAGACATCGCACCAAGGACGTAATGATCATTGATATTGTTAATTTCGTGGTGAAAAGCGGGATCATCGGCTTTCTGCTCCTCAACAACACACTTGAGACCGCACACCAGATATTCACGGCCATGATAATAGCTAACATAGTTGCCTTCTTTGTGAGCGCCTGGATCGCCAGACATCTTTTCTTCCCCTCCGCCGGTGTCAGAATGAACCGGATTGGTAGCGTAATGAGTTTTTCAGCTATCTTCCTGGGCGGGGCTACGGCCAACTTCATCTATACCAGAACCGATATATTGATGCTGGGTAAGATAGCTCCGAATGATGTTGCGGCTTATAGCGCCTCAAGATCCCTTTCCGGCCTGATCCAGGTGGTAATCGCGGCAGCCAATATGATTCTCCTTCCATACGTTTCGAAAATGTGGAGTCAGGGCAGGAAGAAGGAGGTTCTGTCACGGGTATGGAGTACTATCCTGCTGGCGGAGATACTCATATTTCCTGCTGTTCTCCTGTCAGTTTTCTTTCCCCGCCAGTTACTTGATTTCGTTTTCAGCGGGAAATACACCGGAAGCTGGAATGTCCTGCTTGTCCTTGGCGCCCTATCGATTGTGAGACCCCTGGGCAGCTTTTTTTCAACCGCATCATCCGCCGTTGGCAAACCACAGTACGCCCTGTTCAGTGTTATCATATCGTCTATCGTCAATGTAAGCCTGAACATCTATCTCATACCCAGATACGGCGGATTCGGCGCCGCTATCGCTACCGCTGCTGCCGTGATACTCGGCTCTGCCTGGATGGCTACGATTTCGATACGTTACATCAAAAAGGGTGCGCAATAA
- a CDS encoding glycosyltransferase family 2 protein has translation MKVSVVTPVYNAAEFVRRAVESALAQEQTAQVVLVEDGSTDESLAICSQLASEYPLVELFRHRDGCNHGAGSSRNLGIQMSGAPFVAFLDADDYFLPGRFSTAQELLESDTGIDGVYEAIGVHCQDDDSRRKWSEKGDGELTTMFQRIPPENLFDALIEYNMGNFTLDGLVVRKSSFWKEDPFINGLRLHQDTAMIIQLAHYAKLVPGRLTEPVAVREVHAGNRSLSTYRINRTRMCLWDILFRWSRRENLPKKRIANIFRNALYFRFLASTGRCSNYRPDPVLLPGLLGRVVCHPQLFILALKEHRRRRGISCRTDSHQI, from the coding sequence GTGAAAGTCAGTGTCGTAACACCTGTTTACAACGCGGCTGAATTCGTCCGCAGGGCCGTGGAATCGGCACTTGCGCAGGAACAGACCGCGCAGGTTGTCCTGGTTGAGGACGGCTCAACCGATGAAAGTCTTGCTATCTGCAGTCAACTTGCGAGTGAATACCCACTGGTGGAACTGTTCAGACACAGGGATGGCTGCAATCACGGAGCAGGCTCTTCACGGAACCTGGGCATCCAGATGTCCGGAGCCCCATTCGTGGCTTTTCTGGATGCCGACGATTACTTCCTTCCCGGACGTTTCAGCACAGCTCAGGAGCTGCTTGAGTCAGATACGGGAATTGACGGGGTCTATGAGGCCATAGGAGTTCATTGTCAGGATGATGACTCCCGCAGGAAGTGGTCTGAAAAGGGGGATGGGGAACTCACCACGATGTTCCAGAGAATACCTCCCGAAAACCTGTTCGATGCGCTGATAGAGTATAACATGGGCAATTTCACTTTGGATGGTCTTGTTGTTAGAAAGTCGTCCTTCTGGAAGGAAGACCCGTTCATAAATGGATTAAGGCTGCACCAGGATACCGCCATGATCATTCAGCTGGCCCATTACGCAAAACTGGTGCCTGGTCGACTTACAGAGCCGGTTGCCGTGAGAGAGGTACATGCCGGTAACAGATCTCTATCAACATATAGAATCAACCGTACCAGGATGTGTTTGTGGGATATACTGTTCAGGTGGTCCAGGAGAGAAAACCTTCCAAAAAAGCGGATAGCGAATATTTTCCGAAACGCCCTCTACTTCAGGTTTCTTGCGAGTACGGGCAGGTGTTCAAACTACCGTCCAGATCCGGTTCTGTTGCCGGGCCTCCTGGGTCGAGTTGTATGCCACCCGCAGCTTTTCATTCTGGCGCTCAAAGAGCACCGCAGGCGTCGAGGAATATCATGCAGGACCGACAGCCATCAGATATGA
- a CDS encoding glycosyltransferase family 4 protein has product MRISVLATDSVPNIGGIADYLNGLMSSTVNEIQWNLKTTAPGSPEEDHLLPYPVHHFSVSTRRLGDHFGDGFAPVRKLNTLRWLRYRRKEDFNLVKKTVEEDNPDAILFPRWTESSHPWFQACVDMGIQYIIIAFGLEIVMPVSSKMETARKSDFAKAALVYADSHFVADLVRILAGEDTPVLVLNPGVTPEKMETIPEELAASTIQGIGLEDRFILAMGRLVHRKGFDLAVEAFDRIAEDWPEVDLVVAGDGDDRREVEVTVENSRNKDRIRMLGRISEREKHALFQKCEFYVMPNRPVEEDIEGFGIVFLEANYYGKAVIGGNNGGVCDAIEHEETGLLVDIPDTVALAEAMERLLKDRDLASAYGRTGRERVLNDFQWSHLSQIFLRGIDKYLRG; this is encoded by the coding sequence ATGAGAATATCGGTTCTGGCAACGGATTCGGTTCCCAATATTGGAGGCATTGCTGATTATCTTAACGGCCTCATGTCCAGCACAGTCAATGAAATACAATGGAATCTCAAAACAACGGCACCTGGTTCACCGGAAGAAGATCACCTCCTTCCATATCCGGTTCATCACTTCTCTGTAAGCACCCGTAGACTTGGAGATCACTTCGGTGATGGATTTGCGCCTGTACGGAAACTTAACACCCTCAGATGGTTGAGATACAGGCGAAAAGAGGATTTCAATCTGGTGAAGAAGACTGTTGAGGAGGATAACCCTGATGCAATACTCTTTCCCCGCTGGACCGAGTCTTCCCACCCGTGGTTTCAGGCTTGCGTTGATATGGGAATTCAGTACATCATCATCGCTTTCGGCCTGGAAATAGTCATGCCGGTCTCAAGCAAAATGGAAACTGCAAGGAAAAGTGATTTTGCCAAAGCGGCATTAGTGTATGCAGACAGCCACTTTGTAGCTGATCTGGTCCGTATCCTTGCAGGGGAAGATACTCCGGTACTGGTGCTGAATCCGGGGGTAACTCCCGAAAAGATGGAGACCATCCCGGAGGAACTGGCCGCCAGTACAATTCAAGGAATCGGTCTGGAGGACAGATTCATCCTTGCTATGGGTCGACTGGTTCACAGAAAAGGGTTTGATCTTGCTGTAGAGGCTTTTGACAGGATAGCGGAGGACTGGCCGGAAGTTGATCTTGTCGTAGCGGGTGATGGTGATGACCGCAGAGAAGTCGAGGTTACGGTGGAGAATTCACGGAATAAAGACCGAATAAGAATGCTTGGACGAATCTCAGAACGGGAAAAACATGCTCTGTTTCAGAAGTGCGAGTTCTATGTAATGCCAAACAGACCGGTTGAAGAAGACATTGAGGGATTCGGCATCGTGTTCCTGGAAGCGAATTATTATGGGAAAGCGGTGATCGGGGGGAACAATGGGGGTGTGTGTGACGCGATTGAGCATGAAGAAACCGGTTTGCTGGTAGATATCCCTGATACGGTTGCCCTGGCTGAAGCAATGGAGCGGTTGCTGAAAGACAGGGATTTAGCTTCGGCATACGGTAGAACAGGAAGAGAACGTGTGCTGAATGATTTTCAGTGGAGTCATCTTTCGCAGATATTCCTGCGGGGTATCGACAAATATCTTCGTGGCTGA
- a CDS encoding glycosyltransferase family 2 protein, translated as MNKKITVVIVTWNSSALLPKLTETLNALEPLCDIVISDNSSTDETCEILRKTLPRVTVLNNRENGGFGYGNNRAFEVCRTPYILLLNTDARISVSAVEKLLGILEKNEGVAAIQPLIRLWQWPLVTLSAGAAMTEYGRGYDFDFMHFKPFPPERTVEVPAVTAAVSLFRREALQKAGGFDESVFMYYEDTDLCMRLRGGGYTFLLAQSIEAEHMMGFSSSRVIADRWELESSAYLARKYLGGEMCQLPAYWKKMEWKIRLSLLLKRKPWFWRISAVYKAEKLPVKHINLPESVLQDITAPRPMRMPLKRPVDNAHAHSTDNDVTLRPGWLDGRIDDCGFGCIQVPSRIGSLTFTARPCNISGSLALWSVNGVIIRRFLRVSENTGFTAAIDEGTTHLYLVPDRRKQKVEIDNVSYTS; from the coding sequence TTGAATAAAAAAATAACGGTTGTTATCGTTACATGGAATTCATCAGCGCTGCTGCCCAAACTGACAGAAACACTGAATGCGCTTGAACCGTTATGTGATATCGTAATTTCAGATAACTCTTCAACAGATGAAACGTGTGAAATCCTGAGGAAAACTCTCCCCCGGGTTACCGTTTTGAACAATCGGGAAAACGGCGGGTTCGGTTACGGTAATAACAGGGCTTTTGAGGTATGCAGAACTCCATATATCCTTCTTCTGAATACAGATGCCAGAATATCCGTCTCCGCAGTTGAAAAACTGCTCGGTATTCTGGAGAAGAATGAGGGTGTGGCAGCCATACAGCCATTGATACGACTATGGCAATGGCCTCTTGTAACTCTCAGCGCTGGAGCTGCCATGACAGAGTACGGCAGGGGGTATGATTTTGATTTTATGCACTTTAAACCATTTCCGCCTGAGAGGACCGTTGAAGTTCCCGCTGTAACCGCCGCTGTATCCCTTTTCAGGAGGGAAGCGCTTCAGAAGGCAGGTGGTTTTGATGAAAGTGTATTTATGTATTACGAGGACACTGATCTATGTATGAGACTCAGAGGAGGCGGTTACACTTTTCTTCTCGCGCAGTCCATAGAAGCGGAACATATGATGGGCTTTTCAAGCAGCAGAGTAATTGCCGACAGGTGGGAGCTTGAGTCTTCTGCCTATCTTGCAAGGAAGTATCTTGGTGGTGAGATGTGTCAGCTTCCCGCATACTGGAAAAAAATGGAATGGAAAATAAGACTGTCTCTTCTGCTTAAGCGAAAACCCTGGTTCTGGCGAATTTCAGCGGTGTATAAAGCAGAAAAGCTTCCAGTGAAACATATAAATCTGCCTGAATCAGTTCTGCAGGACATAACTGCCCCAAGACCAATGCGTATGCCCCTGAAACGTCCTGTTGATAACGCTCACGCTCATTCTACAGACAACGATGTAACCCTGCGTCCCGGGTGGCTTGATGGAAGAATTGATGATTGCGGTTTCGGCTGCATACAGGTACCTTCAAGGATCGGTTCTCTTACATTCACGGCCCGGCCCTGTAACATTTCAGGTTCACTCGCGCTCTGGTCTGTGAACGGTGTTATTATTCGTAGATTTCTACGTGTTTCTGAAAACACGGGTTTCACAGCGGCTATCGATGAAGGAACAACTCACCTGTACCTTGTTCCCGACAGAAGAAAACAGAAGGTAGAAATAGACAATGTCAGCTATACGTCCTGA
- a CDS encoding thioredoxin family protein — protein MKKYMIILIIAGLITGACGDSDSTPPQNGNGQQQDASGELIWFVDDFDAASAEAESSGRPLLIDMYADWCGPCVTLGEQYFTSDEMYPILSNFVLLRLDVDNPDVAPYAQQYNVSAIPCVVIAKADGSEIDRIVGTTSTIAEYIRALEDVYRQI, from the coding sequence ATGAAGAAGTACATGATAATACTGATAATTGCGGGATTAATAACCGGAGCGTGCGGTGATTCCGATAGCACACCTCCGCAAAACGGTAACGGCCAGCAGCAGGATGCGTCAGGAGAACTCATTTGGTTTGTTGACGATTTCGATGCAGCCAGTGCCGAAGCGGAATCATCGGGCAGACCTCTTCTTATCGACATGTACGCAGACTGGTGCGGTCCCTGTGTAACCCTCGGTGAACAGTATTTCACCAGTGATGAAATGTATCCTATCCTTTCCAATTTCGTTCTTCTCAGGCTGGATGTGGACAATCCTGATGTAGCCCCGTATGCGCAGCAATACAATGTTTCAGCAATACCGTGTGTTGTGATAGCAAAGGCAGATGGATCGGAGATAGACCGGATAGTAGGCACCACTTCTACAATAGCTGAATATATCAGAGCCCTGGAAGACGTTTACCGGCAAATCTAA
- a CDS encoding NUDIX hydrolase, whose product MRPVTPLLTVDAIIEFPDRNIVLVERKYPPMGWAIPGGFVDPGESLAHAVRREALEETSLNIEVISIFHVYSKPWRDPRGDTVSVVYYCRADGEPVGGDDAAKAAVFSPFDLPDDIAFDHSVILHQFLEWKRTGIKPSVEE is encoded by the coding sequence ATGAGACCAGTAACACCGCTTTTGACCGTTGACGCTATAATAGAATTTCCAGACAGGAATATAGTCCTTGTTGAAAGAAAGTACCCTCCTATGGGGTGGGCTATCCCCGGAGGTTTTGTCGATCCGGGGGAAAGCCTGGCGCATGCGGTTCGGAGGGAGGCCCTTGAGGAGACCTCTCTCAATATCGAGGTTATAAGCATCTTCCATGTCTATTCAAAACCCTGGCGGGACCCCAGGGGAGATACCGTGAGTGTGGTTTATTACTGCAGAGCGGACGGAGAGCCGGTCGGCGGGGATGACGCCGCAAAGGCGGCGGTATTCTCACCTTTTGACCTTCCTGATGATATCGCCTTTGATCACAGCGTGATACTGCATCAATTCCTTGAATGGAAAAGGACCGGCATCAAACCATCCGTAGAGGAGTAG
- a CDS encoding OmpA family protein has translation MRKASALRILSIILFLSSTPLMSFPSIFGIRGFYRTVSAYTPSAGSYSFFMSALYQQALVKDSLRFIDEPAGVDTMICVEDREHYLDGMAEFGLAITDDIELALTMSYLVNAYQYDQVFIRRDYVGIMDIIWGPGDVRASVKYGREVNQWITAGGLLWLGFPLSSASPDTVGDADGYWNTGDLRIQVRRPFLSTGKGSWGFLALASSEYGMFEGNINLGYSRYRQEYADSILGVVNQSDGAVDFGIGLGLNSPLATLFVEYSIKSFTSRKGYTGYSAPSRFSGGIRIFDESGAYLDVVGELGLTDYDREESDPHSTGNLPVPEGIPGDWGVMMALGFDTHFSRFTGDNDTGIGSVVGTVVDSETGHSLSGLVSFPGNPISPTISDSITGFFSAPVTTGTLVVRVEADGYVPSSATLIVSEGQTVARDFQLSSSSSEGSVIGTVSDSNTGLPVAAEVLVEGINISTVSSASGTFSLSLPGGAWALRTSADGFLDGIRTVSVTAGQTTTVDFSLNPGLESGEILSFSNIYFESGSSSIQTSSYSVLDEMVELLSYDSEVCVQIVGYTDSDGSSSFNQGLSQRRAQSVMNYLIRSGIADYRLSTMGMGESQPVASNSTRQGKAQNRRIEFRIL, from the coding sequence ATGCGAAAAGCTTCAGCATTGCGCATTCTTTCAATTATTCTTTTTCTATCTTCCACCCCTTTAATGTCCTTTCCATCTATATTCGGAATCAGAGGGTTCTACAGAACCGTTTCTGCTTATACACCCTCGGCTGGAAGCTATTCGTTCTTTATGTCGGCCCTTTATCAGCAAGCTCTTGTAAAGGATTCTCTGCGTTTCATAGATGAACCCGCAGGGGTGGACACGATGATATGCGTTGAGGATAGAGAGCACTATCTTGATGGAATGGCCGAATTTGGACTGGCTATAACGGATGATATTGAACTGGCTCTGACAATGAGCTACCTTGTAAACGCGTACCAGTACGATCAGGTTTTTATTCGCAGGGATTATGTAGGGATTATGGATATCATCTGGGGGCCGGGTGACGTAAGAGCGTCGGTGAAGTACGGAAGGGAGGTCAACCAGTGGATAACCGCGGGAGGTCTTCTATGGCTTGGTTTCCCATTGAGTTCAGCAAGCCCCGATACGGTTGGAGACGCGGACGGCTACTGGAATACAGGTGACCTCCGTATTCAGGTGCGAAGGCCTTTTCTATCCACCGGGAAGGGTTCATGGGGATTTCTTGCTCTGGCCTCATCGGAATACGGCATGTTCGAGGGAAATATCAACCTGGGTTATTCGCGCTACAGGCAGGAATACGCGGATTCAATTCTTGGAGTTGTGAATCAGAGTGACGGAGCCGTGGATTTTGGTATTGGGTTGGGGTTGAATTCCCCTCTGGCTACACTGTTCGTAGAGTATTCCATTAAAAGTTTTACTTCCAGAAAAGGCTATACCGGTTACTCTGCTCCCTCAAGATTCTCAGGAGGAATCAGGATATTTGATGAATCCGGAGCGTACCTTGATGTAGTTGGTGAACTCGGGCTTACCGATTATGACAGGGAAGAGAGCGATCCCCACAGTACAGGGAATCTCCCCGTACCTGAAGGGATTCCCGGTGACTGGGGAGTGATGATGGCTCTGGGATTCGATACCCATTTCAGCAGATTTACAGGAGACAACGATACCGGTATAGGATCTGTAGTTGGAACGGTAGTTGACTCGGAGACCGGTCATTCATTGTCAGGTCTTGTTTCCTTTCCGGGCAACCCGATATCCCCCACGATATCGGATTCAATAACCGGGTTTTTCAGCGCACCGGTAACCACAGGAACTTTAGTGGTAAGGGTGGAGGCAGATGGATACGTTCCGTCATCGGCCACTCTGATAGTATCCGAAGGTCAGACCGTGGCCAGAGATTTTCAACTTTCATCCTCTTCTTCAGAGGGAAGCGTCATAGGTACTGTATCGGACAGCAATACAGGGCTTCCGGTAGCAGCAGAGGTCCTGGTTGAGGGTATCAATATTTCAACTGTTTCCTCAGCTTCCGGCACATTCAGCCTGAGCCTTCCCGGGGGAGCATGGGCTCTCCGAACATCTGCTGACGGTTTTCTCGATGGAATAAGAACGGTTTCAGTGACGGCAGGGCAGACAACAACTGTGGATTTCTCCCTGAATCCTGGTCTTGAAAGTGGTGAAATACTGAGTTTTTCCAATATCTACTTCGAAAGCGGCAGCTCCAGCATCCAGACTTCTTCCTATTCTGTGCTTGATGAAATGGTGGAGCTTCTTTCGTACGATTCAGAAGTCTGCGTTCAGATAGTTGGATACACAGATTCGGACGGCAGTTCATCCTTCAACCAGGGCCTGAGCCAAAGAAGGGCTCAGAGCGTGATGAATTACCTTATCCGGAGCGGAATAGCAGATTACAGGCTATCTACAATGGGAATGGGAGAATCTCAACCGGTAGCTTCCAACTCAACCCGGCAGGGCAAGGCGCAGAACCGCAGGATAGAGTTCAGAATTCTTTAG